In Porphyromonas cangingivalis, a genomic segment contains:
- a CDS encoding ThiF family adenylyltransferase, giving the protein MKRYERNRIYLSENDQKKIKDYRVLLGGAGIGSNIAETLLRLGFEHLTIVDGDVVEESNLNRQNYLFSDIGRPKVEALKERLLGINPLAKIVAIPKYIDENNIEDIINEHDVAINALDFKSDIPFIFDNLCTEKGMYVLHPYNIGWASAVMVIAPNGQKLDSLLSENESIIGFEKKAVKHLTDYFNYWVRPKIWIEEIVQKYEQEESLLPPPQLSIASSLAGGLCTAIILRLVRGEFVKTFPKFYYYSDCDDLN; this is encoded by the coding sequence ATGAAAAGATATGAACGAAATCGGATATATCTGTCCGAAAATGACCAAAAGAAGATAAAAGATTATCGAGTTTTGCTCGGAGGTGCGGGTATCGGAAGTAACATTGCAGAAACATTATTGCGTTTAGGCTTTGAGCATCTTACTATTGTTGATGGTGATGTCGTGGAGGAGAGTAATCTCAATCGACAGAATTATCTATTTAGTGATATTGGACGTCCCAAAGTAGAGGCTCTTAAGGAGCGTCTATTAGGGATTAACCCATTGGCTAAGATAGTGGCGATCCCTAAATATATTGACGAAAACAACATAGAAGATATTATCAATGAACATGATGTCGCAATCAATGCTTTAGATTTCAAGAGTGACATCCCATTCATTTTTGACAACCTATGTACAGAAAAAGGGATGTATGTGTTACACCCCTACAATATTGGTTGGGCAAGTGCTGTAATGGTTATTGCTCCCAATGGACAAAAACTTGATAGTTTACTTTCCGAAAACGAAAGTATAATAGGTTTTGAAAAGAAAGCAGTAAAACATCTGACGGACTACTTCAATTATTGGGTCCGTCCAAAAATTTGGATAGAAGAGATAGTTCAGAAATATGAACAAGAAGAGAGCCTGTTGCCACCTCCACAATTAAGTATCGCATCTTCGTTAGCAGGAGGTTTGTGTACTGCCATTATACTGAGATTGGTACGAGGAGAGTTTGTCAAGACTTTCCCGAAGTTCTATTACTACTCCGATTGCGATGACTTAAATTAA
- a CDS encoding tyrosine-type recombinase/integrase, with protein sequence MVKSFRQQLREEGLSDNTITAYLYAVEDFEKKYSSFNRETLLLYKAEQIEQFKPKTVNLRIQALNKFLVFIGKPHLRLKSLKIQQRTYLENVISNADYQYLKAKLKAEEEGVWYFLVRFLGATGARVSELVQFKTEHIREGYLDLYTKGGKVRRIFIPHDLRIEAETWLKRSSIACGHLFLDKQGRQLTPRAIRHKLQRFAHQWGINPKVMHPHSFRHRYAKNFLEAFNDIALLADLMGHESIETTRIYLRRTASEQQAIVDKVITW encoded by the coding sequence ATGGTAAAATCATTTAGGCAACAACTGAGGGAAGAAGGCTTATCGGACAATACGATTACTGCCTACCTCTACGCGGTGGAGGATTTTGAAAAGAAGTATTCCAGCTTCAATCGGGAAACCCTTTTGCTTTACAAGGCGGAACAGATAGAGCAATTTAAGCCCAAGACAGTCAATCTACGCATTCAAGCACTCAACAAATTCTTAGTATTCATCGGGAAGCCTCACCTTCGGCTGAAATCACTCAAGATACAACAAAGGACCTATCTCGAGAATGTGATAAGCAATGCGGATTATCAATATCTCAAGGCAAAGCTCAAAGCTGAGGAGGAGGGAGTGTGGTATTTTCTCGTTCGCTTCTTAGGTGCAACGGGAGCTAGAGTGAGCGAATTAGTACAATTCAAGACTGAGCATATAAGGGAGGGCTACTTAGACCTATACACCAAGGGAGGGAAGGTTCGTCGGATTTTCATCCCTCATGATCTCCGCATAGAGGCGGAGACGTGGTTGAAGCGATCCAGCATAGCGTGTGGGCATTTATTCCTAGACAAGCAAGGCAGGCAGCTAACCCCAAGAGCTATTCGGCATAAATTACAACGCTTCGCCCATCAATGGGGCATCAATCCCAAAGTAATGCACCCACACTCCTTCCGTCATCGGTATGCCAAGAATTTTTTAGAAGCGTTCAACGATATAGCTCTACTGGCTGACCTGATGGGGCATGAAAGCATCGAAACTACGCGTATCTATTTACGCCGTACCGCCAGTGAACAGCAGGCGATTGTGGATAAGGTCATTACTTGGTAG
- a CDS encoding Eco57I restriction-modification methylase domain-containing protein, which produces MILPYYLILYLSNIAKSSPIYAIIGNPPYQLTVAKKETENGQKAVINIFQHFQLLADNLAPRFSSLIYPAGRWIHRSGKGLADFGYKQINDARLARLHFYPDSTDIFQDVGIADGLSIVFKDRAKSKGGFIYAYTKAGETIEVQMSNPGEVLMALDPMAEKISQKIQTFVRDRFNYIFNSVLPRSLFSIESDFVENNPTLVRPYKEGENLSNDEIKLFTNDKAGKAGRATWYVTNKNVIKTGGEQLSRWKVVVSSANAGGQKRSNQIAVLDNRSAFGRSRVALKTFETESEARNFYVYCQTDFIRYAFLLTDEALTSLGKLVPDLLDYTDDNGLIDYTQDVNAQLYNIFGIDEEMQAIIKHALQERN; this is translated from the coding sequence ATGATTTTACCATATTACTTGATTTTGTATCTAAGTAATATCGCAAAAAGCTCGCCGATTTACGCTATTATAGGCAACCCACCGTATCAGCTTACTGTGGCGAAAAAGGAAACAGAAAATGGGCAAAAGGCTGTTATAAATATATTTCAACATTTCCAACTGCTTGCCGATAACCTTGCACCTCGCTTTTCTTCGCTTATCTATCCTGCTGGTCGGTGGATTCATCGCTCGGGCAAGGGCTTGGCTGATTTTGGATACAAGCAGATCAACGATGCCCGCCTCGCCCGTCTGCACTTCTACCCTGACTCTACGGATATTTTTCAAGACGTTGGTATAGCCGATGGACTTTCTATTGTCTTTAAGGATAGGGCGAAGAGCAAGGGAGGCTTTATCTATGCTTATACTAAGGCAGGGGAAACGATAGAAGTACAGATGTCCAACCCTGGTGAGGTTTTGATGGCTCTCGACCCGATGGCAGAAAAGATTAGCCAAAAGATACAGACCTTCGTTCGGGACAGATTTAATTACATTTTCAACTCGGTATTGCCCCGTAGCCTCTTTTCTATAGAGAGCGATTTTGTGGAAAACAACCCCACATTGGTGCGCCCCTATAAAGAGGGAGAGAATCTTAGCAACGACGAGATAAAACTCTTTACCAACGATAAAGCAGGTAAGGCAGGACGTGCTACTTGGTATGTAACCAATAAAAATGTTATCAAAACAGGCGGGGAGCAGCTGTCTCGCTGGAAAGTGGTGGTATCTAGTGCGAATGCTGGAGGACAAAAGCGTAGCAACCAAATTGCCGTCCTCGACAATAGGTCTGCTTTTGGTCGCTCTCGAGTCGCTCTCAAAACCTTTGAGACAGAGAGCGAGGCTAGAAACTTCTATGTCTATTGCCAAACGGACTTCATCCGATACGCTTTCCTCCTCACAGATGAAGCACTAACATCTTTAGGGAAACTTGTTCCCGATTTGTTGGACTATACCGATGATAATGGTCTGATTGATTACACTCAAGACGTAAATGCTCAGCTCTATAACATATTTGGGATAGATGAAGAGATGCAGGCGATTATCAAACATGCTCTTCAAGAAAGGAATTAG